From Penicillium psychrofluorescens genome assembly, chromosome: 1, one genomic window encodes:
- a CDS encoding uncharacterized protein (ID:PFLUO_001848-T1.cds;~source:funannotate), with translation MKIKALSRPTASQQAPGSTTVRQSRNLDPTQHPFERAREYTRALNAVKMERLFAAPFLAQMGNGHVDGVYTMAKDPGSLERFASGSGDGVVKVWDLTLQDEVWNTQGHENMVKGLCWTPERKLLSCASDKTVKLWDPYNSTPESPPLATYLGSSAFTGISHHRDHSSFAASSSVISIYDLSRPSSTPSQTLHWPTSVDTITSVAFNQTETSILASTAIDRSVIMYDLRTSSPVHKLTLRLASNTVSWNPMEAFNFAVANEDHNAYIFDMRKTDRALNVLKDHVAAVMDVEFSPTGEELVTASYDRTVRLWSRNHGHSRDCYHTTRMQRVFSAKFTPDNKYLLSGSDDGNVRLWRTNASDRSGIKSARQRAKLEYDHALIKRYGHMPEIRRIKRQRHLPRTVKKAGEIKRDEVAAIKRREDNVRKHTKKSELKPRQNEREKIILAREQ, from the exons ATG AAAATCAAAGCCCTTTCCCGGCCCACGGCCTCCCAGCAGGCCCCCGGGTCGACGACTGTTCGTCAGTCGCGGAATCTCGATCCAACCCAGCATCCATTTGAGCGTGCTCGAGAGTATACTCGTGCTCTCAATGCCGTGAAAATGGAACGTCTGTTTGCCGCCCCATTCCTGGCCCAGATGGGTAACGGACATGTGGACGGCGTGTATACCATGGCGAAAGATCCCGGCTCACTCGAACGGTTTGCCAGCGGCAGTGGTGATGGCGTGGTGAAGGTGTGGGATCTCACGTTACAAGACGAGGTGTGGAATACTCAGGGCCATGAGAATATGGTTAAGGGTCTGTGTTGGACCCCAGAGCGAAAACTCCTGTCCTGCGCAAGCGACAAGACCGTTAAATTGTGGGACCCGTACAACTCGACGCCCGAGTCGCCGCCACTGGCGACATACTTGGGCTCAAGTGCTTTTACCGGCATCTCGCACCACCGCGACCACTCTTCGTTTGCGGCGTCCTCCTCTGTCATCTCCATCTACGACCTCTCCCGGCCGTCTTCTACGCCCTCGCAAACCCTCCATTGGCCAACTAGCGTCGACACCATTACCTCCGTCGCATTCAACCAGACAGAAACGTCCATTCTTGCCTCGACCGCCATTGATCGCTCCGTTATCATGTACGACCTACGGACCTCGTCGCCAGTCCACAAGTTGACTCTGCGCTTGGCATCCAACACCGTCTCATGGAATCCGATGGAGGCCTTTAACTTTGCCGTGGCGAACGAAGACCACAACGCCTATATCTTTGACATGAGAAAGACGGATCGGGCGTTGAACGTGCTAAAGGACCATGTAGCTGCCGTGATGGATGTTGAGTTTAGCCCGACGGGCGAGGAATTGGTGACGGCATCGTACGACCGGACGGTGCGGTTGTGGAGCAGAAACCACGGCCACTCTAGGGATTGTTACCACACAACGCGGATGCAGCG TGTGTTCTCCGCGAAATTCACCCCGGACAACAAGTACCTTCTGTCTGGGTCAGACGATGGCAACGTTCGTCTGTGGCGCACCAACGCCTCTGACCGCAGCGGGATCAAGAGTGCTCGTCAGCGCGCGAAACTGGAGTACGACCACGCTCTGATCAAGCGTTACGGACATATGCCTGAGATCCGCCGCATCAAACGCCAACGTCACCTGCCGAGAACGGTCAAGAAGGCGGGCGAGATCAAGCGCGATGAAGTGGCTGCTATCAAGAGACGCGAGGACAACGTGCGCAAGCACACCAAGAAGAGCGAGTTGAAGCCGAGACAGAacgagcgcgagaagatTATCCTTGCGCGGGAGCAATAA
- a CDS encoding uncharacterized protein (ID:PFLUO_001849-T1.cds;~source:funannotate), which translates to MATLQVSQRIKQARDLAKQDKPQAASSYQQILSEGPGSTEASSRDYEQALVGLAELYRDDKKPQEIAELIKTSRNTFSSFAKAKTAKLVRQLLDLISDIPDTLDLQGAVIQSCIEWAIAERRSFLRQNLQARLVAIHMQKQAYYDALTLINSLLHELKRLDDKLMLVEVQLLESRVYHALGNQAKARAALTAARTSAASVYTPPNLQASLDMQSGMLHAEDKDFNTAFSYFIEALEGYNSLDEGDKATAALQYMLLCKIMLNLVDDVTNLLGSKQAQKYASPRLEAMKAVARAHANRSLEEYEKALSDYRYELGSDVFIRNHLRRLYDAMLEQNLIKVIEPFSRVELDHIAKMVGLDTQQVERKLSQMILDKVIIGVLDQGSGCLIVYDETERDQAYDAALDTIEKLGNVVEGLYTNQASLLE; encoded by the exons ATGGCCACCTTGCAGGTCTCGCAGCGGATAAAGCAAGCCCGGGATCTGGCCAAACAGGACAAGCCCCAAGCAGCCAGCAGTTACCAACAGATCCTCTCTGAAGGACCCGGGTCGACGGAGGCCTCGTCAAGAGATTATGAACAGGCGTTGGTTGGCCTGGCCGAGCTCTACCGGGATGACAAGAAGCCGCAAGAGATCGCAGAACTCATCAAGACCAGCCGGAACACCTTTTCGTCATTTGCCAAAGCAAAGACGGCCAAGCTTG TCCGCCAGCTGTTGGACCTGATCAGTGACATCCCCGATACCCTCGACCTCCAAGGCGCCGTCATCCAGTCATGCATAGAATGGGCCATTGCCGAACGACGGTCCTTCCTCCGACAGAATCTCCAAGCGCGCCTGGTGGCCATTCATATGCAGAAGCAAGCCTACTACGATGCTCTCACTCTCATCAACTCCCTTCTGCACGAACTGAAGCGACTGGATGACAAGCTTATGTTGGTGGAGGTGCAGTTGCTCGAGTCGCGGGTATACCATGCTCTTGGGAACCAGGCTAAAGCCCGTGCCGCTCTGACGGCTGCTCGGACGTCCGCTGCCTCTGTATACACGCCGCCCAATTTGCAGGCAAGTCTGGACATGCAGAGCGGCATGTTGCACGCCGAGGACAAGGACTTCAACACTGCTTTCTCCTACTTTATtgaggcgctggagggctACAACTCTCTTGACGAAGGAGACAAGGCCACCGCTGCTCTGCAGTACATGCTGCTGTGCAAGATCATGCTGAacctggtggatgatgtcaCGAACCTGCTGGGCTCGAAGCAGGCTCAAAAGTACGCCAGCCCTCGgctggaagccatgaagGCCGTGGCACGCGCCCACGCCAATCGGTCGCTGGAAGAGTACGAGAAGGCCCTGTCAGACTACCGGTACGAGTTGGGCAGCGACGTATTTATCCGTAACCACCTCCGGCGTCTGTATGATGCCATGCTGGAGCAGAACTTGATCAAGGTCATCGAGCCTTTCAGCCGGGTGGAGTTGGACCACATCGCCAAGATGGTCGGACTGGATACGCAGCAGGTGGAGCGGAAGCTGTCACAGATGATTTTGGACaaagtcatcatcggcgtTCTGGACCAGGGCTCCGGGTGTCTGATTGTGTACGACGAAACTGAACGGGACCAAGCGTACGATGCGGCGCTGGACACGATTGAGAAGCTGGGCAATGTGGTGGAGGGGCTGTATACTAACCAGGCATCGCTCCTGGAGTAG
- a CDS encoding uncharacterized protein (ID:PFLUO_001850-T1.cds;~source:funannotate): MQAPMQNYPRGYPPTAQRSPATPRRGPPGPGMPVPMPQHAVNPQYMPAQRAMAHPNEGALRRSRKPTDRSIPDGIEDVVIGEGVQQYKSLRDVEKRLDAAIVRKRLDIQDSVSRTSKKYRTMRIWISNTAESQPWQGPGNNPGSGRYKVRIEGRLLDDENDPTVPPAGEKESEEAGGDDAMEQDEAEADKSKKSASTKHPQRFSHFFKSITVDFDKPATAIPEEVKPVTWAKPQAPPNATAPPNAEFDSIQFSRASQDNLNVTISLVRDEIPERYKLSRELAEVLDVEEETRSGIVLGIWDYIRAMGLQEDEEKRQVRCDHRLRSIFGREQMFFPQIPESIGPHTSPMEPIKLPYTIRVDEEFHSDATPTVYDIQVAVEDPLRTKMMALTQNPQYAAGMRQIASLDDQVALIVQALTHSRARHSFYTALSKDPANFVRRWINSQRRDLETVLGEAGRGGGEDGSAPEFRHGGTDSPWDTVVAQEAVRYMLAKPEASAAR; encoded by the exons ATGCAGGCCCCCATGCAGAATTATCCCCGGGGATACCCTCCGACCGCCCAGCGGTCCCCAGCGACGCCCCGTCGCGGGCCTCCCGGACCCG GAATGCCCGTTCCCATGCCCCAACACGCTGTCAACCCGCAGTATATGCCCGCTCAGCGCGCGATGGCACACCCCAATGAAGGTGCTCTCCGTCGCAGCCGCAAGCCGACCGACAGGAGCATCCCCGACGGAATCGAAGACGTGGTCATTGGCGAAGGTGTCCAGCAGTACAAGAGCCTTCGCGATGTAGAAAAGCGATTGGATGCCGCCATTGTTCGCAAAAGGCTGGACATTCAGGATTCCGTCAGCCGGACCAGCAAGAAGTACCGGACCATGCGCATCTGGATCTCCAACACTGCCGAGAGTCAACCGTGGCAGGGCCCTGGCAACAACCCAGGCTCGGGCCGATATAAGGTACGCATCGAGGGACGTCTTCTAGATGATGAGAATGACCCCACGGTTCCGCCAGCCGGTGAGaaggagagcgaggaggctggtggtgatgatgcgatGGAGCAAGATGAAGCCGAAGCAGACAAGTCGAAAAAGAGCGCATCTACAAAACATCCCCAGCGCTTTTCGCATTTCTTCAAGTCCATCACGGTTGACTTTGACAAGCCAGCCACGGCCATCCCTGAGGAGGTGAAGCCGGTTACCTGGGCCAAACCGCAGGCGCCCCCCAATGCGACGGCACCACCAAATGCGGAGTTTGATAGTATCCAGTTCTCGCGGGCATCGCAAGACAATCTGAACGTTACCATCAGTCTCGTGCGGGATGAAATCCCGGAACGGTACAAGCTGAgccgcgagctggccgaggTGCTGGACGTTGAGGAAGAGACTCGCAGTGGAATCGTGCTTGGCATCTGGGACTACATCCGTGCGATGGGACTGcaggaggatgaagagaagcGCCAAGTGCGATGCGACCACCGTCTGCGATCG ATTTTCGGTCGAGAACAGATGTTCTTCCCCCAAATTCCCGAAAGCATCGGCCCACACACCAGCCCCATGGAGCCGATCAAGTTGCCCTACACCATTCGCGTCGATGAAGAGTTCCACAGTGACGCGACCCCAACCGTCTACGACATCCAGGTCGCCGTGGAAGACCCCCTGCGCACCAAGATGATGGCCCTCACCCAGAACCCGCAGTACGCCGCCGGCATGCGCCAGATTGCCTCGCTAGACGATCAGGTCGCGCTCATCGTGCAGGCGCTCACCCACTCGCGTGCCCGCCACTCTTTCTACACTGCCCTGAGCAAGGACCCGGCGAACTTTGTCCGCCGCTGGATCAACTCCCAACGCCGCGATCTCGAGACCGTCCTCGGCGAGGCTGGTCGCGGTGGCGGTGAGGATGGTAGTGCACCTGAGTTTCGTCATGGTGGCACTGACAGCCCTTGGGATACGGTTGTGGCTCAGGAGGCAGTGCGTTATATGCTGGCTAAGCCTGAGGCTTCTGCTGCGCGGTAG
- a CDS encoding uncharacterized protein (ID:PFLUO_001851-T1.cds;~source:funannotate) produces the protein MLDPFPPPPDWLRSFVKPYALRFTSPTLTEHIHEVLLAFAFYQFIHSVLAPWLSPKLFPNHYPKFNARTKLNWDVHVVSLVQSVLVNSAALWVMFTDEERKSMSAGERVFGYTGACGLVQALAVGYFLYDLIVSIVHLRIFGVGLLFHAVSALWVFSLGFRPFLNFYGPVFILYELSSPFLNIHWFLDKVNMTGGRAQWYNGMLLLFMFFSCRLVWGTWQSVVVYRDMWYALQQTRAASSSMLQQPVNINAHVFHPVRDGSMCLDETCARANAEITRFAEHTAAGVPTWLVVTYVTSNLILNFLNFYWFSKMVDTVLKRFRKPVEEVQKEKELSRAEKAAKLKDEIAQDIVLEAAAQLEKDEATLRTGEFLTQEQISSAIDKGLGENLRRRKDELIGKVPLPSPGT, from the coding sequence ATGTTGGACCCCTTCCCACCACCCCCGGACTGGCTGCGGAGCTTCGTAAAACCATACGCGCTCCGCTTCACCAGCCCGACCCTCACCGAGCACATCCATGAGGTGCTGctcgccttcgccttctACCAATTCATCCACAGCGTGCTCGCCCCATGGCTCTCTCCGAAATTGTTTCCAAACCACTACCCCAAATTCAATGCCCGCACCAAACTCAACTGGGACGTGCACGTCGTCTCCCTCGTGCAGAGCGTCCTCGTCAACTCGGCCGCGCTGTGGGTCATGTTCACTGACGAGGAGCGCAAGTCCATGTCGGCGGGCGAGCGCGTGTTCGGGTACACCGGCGCCTGCGGGCTGGTCCAGGCGTTGGCAGTCGGCTATTTCCTGTACGACCTGATCGTCAGCATCGTGCACCTGCGCATCTTCGGCGTTGGTCTGCTATTTCACGCTGTCAGCGCCCTCTGGGTATTCAGTCTGGGATTCCGGCCGTTCCTCAACTTCTACGGCCCCGTCTTTATTCTCTACGAGCTTTCCAGCCCGTTCCTCAATATCCACTGGTTCCTCGATAAGGTCAATATGACGGGCGGTCGCGCACAGTGGTATAATGGCATGCTCCTCCTGTTTATGTTCTTCTCGTGCCGACTCGTCTGGGGCACCTGGCAGTCTGTTGTCGTCTACCGCGACATGTGGTatgccctgcagcagacgCGGGCTgcctcgtcctcgatgcTCCAACAGCCCGTCAACATCAACGCGCACGTTTTCCACCCAGTCCGCGACGGTTCCATGTGTCTCGACGAGACCTGCGCGCGAGCCAACGCCGAAATCACCCGGTTCGCGGAGCACACAGCCGCTGGCGTGCCGACATGGCTGGTAGTCACATACGTGACGTCGAATCTGATCTTGAATTTCCTGAATTTCTACTGGTTCTCAAAAATGGTGGACACCGTGCTCAAGCGGTTCCGGAAGCCCGTTGAGGAAgtgcagaaggagaaggagctgtCGCGTGCAGAGAAAGCGGCCAAGCTCAAGGATGAGATTGCGCAGGATATTGTCCTTGAGGCTGCTgcgcagctggagaaggacGAGGCGACTCTGAGGACGGGCGAGTTTCTTACGCAGGAGCAGATCTCCTCGGCTATTGACAAAGGGCTTGGGGAGAATCTGCGTAGGAGGAAGGATGAGTTGATTGGTAAAGTGCCTCTGCCTAGCCCTGGCACTTGA